A single window of Acetobacteraceae bacterium DNA harbors:
- the fdhD gene encoding formate dehydrogenase accessory sulfurtransferase FdhD, producing the protein MTSPKSFSPMDFDSLEKRLEAAGTLFKGVVPPPEGKMLSTERFLAEELPVSLIYNGAFEHGTMMLTPLDLEDFALGISLSERIIKKPEQLQNVAVSCAEKGITLNIQIDTEPFRRLLRGSSRASVAGSACGLCGSKDETLFDASLPQIEFNLKDTGVYSLNVIEKVVESMRDSQILNQKIGMLHAAIWADKKGNILYVREDIGRHNALDKLIGALKYAGIAMEEGFCCLTSRCSYEMTQKAVLAGMHCLVAISAPSAYAVRLARQAGLTLLAPAQGKKKMIFSVPERLSSEEN; encoded by the coding sequence GTGACATCACCTAAAAGTTTTTCTCCCATGGATTTTGACTCTCTCGAAAAACGTTTGGAAGCGGCAGGAACGCTTTTTAAAGGGGTTGTCCCCCCCCCGGAAGGAAAGATGCTCTCAACAGAGCGCTTTTTAGCCGAGGAGCTTCCTGTTTCGCTGATTTACAATGGGGCTTTTGAGCATGGTACAATGATGCTCACACCTTTAGATTTAGAGGATTTCGCTTTAGGCATATCTTTGTCAGAGCGTATTATCAAAAAGCCAGAACAGCTTCAAAATGTTGCCGTCTCTTGCGCTGAAAAAGGTATTACGCTCAATATTCAAATTGATACGGAGCCTTTTCGCCGTTTGTTACGGGGTTCAAGCCGTGCTTCTGTGGCCGGGAGCGCTTGTGGTCTTTGCGGCAGTAAGGACGAGACTCTTTTTGATGCGTCTTTGCCGCAGATTGAATTTAATCTGAAAGATACAGGCGTTTATTCTCTCAATGTGATTGAAAAGGTCGTGGAATCGATGCGCGATTCCCAAATTTTGAATCAGAAAATTGGGATGCTCCATGCCGCAATCTGGGCAGATAAAAAGGGAAATATTCTTTACGTGCGAGAGGATATCGGCCGTCATAATGCGTTGGATAAATTAATTGGTGCTTTGAAATATGCCGGTATAGCGATGGAAGAGGGGTTTTGCTGTTTGACCAGTCGCTGTTCTTATGAAATGACGCAAAAGGCTGTATTGGCAGGAATGCATTGTCTCGTAGCGATTTCTGCACCGAGTGCTTATGCTGTCAGATTAGCACGGCAAGCTGGGCTAACGTTATTGGCACCGGCTCAAGGAAAGAAAAAGATGATTTTCTCTGTGCCTGAGCGCCTATCTTCAGAAGAAAATTAG